Proteins encoded in a region of the Methylobacterium radiotolerans JCM 2831 genome:
- a CDS encoding OPT family oligopeptide transporter: protein MSSVPQPAELTLRGIVLGGAITLIFTAANVYLGLKVGLTFATSIPAAVISMAILRRLPGATVLENNIVQTVASAAGTLSAIIFVLPGLVMIGWWQGFPWLTTAGITATGGILGVMFSVPLRRALVVEADLPFPEGRAAAEVLAVGSGSRAGEADSARGLRLLAWNGLVSAAFAALAQTRLVLDSAGTWFRVGAGATGIAGNLSFALIGVGHLVGPSVGAAMALGLAIAWGGLIPLLTAAQPMPGAGLEAWVGAVFRQDVRFFGAGVMGVAAVWTLVRIAAPVLGGIRSALAAGRARAAGAALAVAERDLPVAAVVVVSLALLAPIGWLLWTVLAGTPLEGEALPLIAGALLFILVIGLCVAAVTGYMAGLIGASNSPLSGVGILAVLASAALLLGLFGRGTDPEGTRALVAYALAVTGIVFGVATIANDNLQDLKTGQLVGATPWKQQVALVIGVAFGSVIIPPVLNLLGTSFGFAGAPGAGPNALAAPQAGLISALARGVLTGDANWRMLAWGAVAGLGLVGLDAALGRLNVLRLPPLAVALGIYLPMKLVLPLVAGAAIGTFYDRWARGRPDPELALRMGTLTATGLIVGESLWGVTFALIVYLSGSDAPLALPGSEAQGAALLAGLALFAGATAALYRTARRSA from the coding sequence ATGTCCAGCGTTCCCCAGCCCGCCGAACTGACGCTGCGCGGCATCGTGCTGGGCGGCGCGATCACGCTGATCTTCACCGCCGCCAACGTCTATCTCGGCCTCAAGGTCGGCCTGACCTTCGCCACCTCGATTCCCGCCGCCGTCATCTCCATGGCGATCCTGCGGCGCCTGCCCGGCGCCACGGTCCTGGAGAACAACATCGTCCAGACCGTCGCTTCCGCGGCCGGCACCCTGTCGGCGATCATCTTCGTGCTGCCCGGTCTGGTGATGATCGGCTGGTGGCAGGGCTTTCCGTGGCTCACCACCGCGGGCATCACCGCGACGGGCGGGATCCTCGGCGTGATGTTCTCCGTGCCCCTGCGCCGCGCCCTCGTGGTCGAGGCCGACCTGCCCTTTCCCGAGGGCCGGGCCGCCGCCGAGGTGCTGGCGGTGGGCTCCGGCAGCCGTGCCGGGGAAGCCGACAGCGCCCGCGGCCTGCGGCTCCTCGCGTGGAACGGCCTCGTCTCGGCGGCCTTCGCGGCGCTGGCCCAGACCCGGCTCGTCCTCGACAGCGCCGGCACGTGGTTCCGGGTCGGCGCGGGCGCCACCGGGATCGCCGGCAACCTGTCCTTCGCGCTGATCGGCGTCGGCCACCTCGTCGGGCCCTCGGTCGGGGCCGCGATGGCCCTGGGGCTGGCGATCGCCTGGGGCGGCCTCATCCCGCTGCTGACCGCCGCGCAGCCGATGCCGGGCGCCGGCCTGGAGGCCTGGGTCGGCGCGGTGTTCCGCCAGGACGTGCGCTTCTTCGGCGCCGGCGTGATGGGCGTCGCGGCGGTCTGGACCCTGGTTCGGATCGCCGCTCCGGTACTCGGCGGCATCCGCTCGGCGCTGGCGGCCGGGCGCGCCCGCGCGGCCGGCGCGGCGCTCGCCGTCGCGGAGCGCGACCTGCCGGTCGCCGCAGTGGTGGTGGTCTCCCTGGCCCTGCTCGCGCCGATCGGCTGGCTGCTGTGGACCGTGCTGGCCGGGACGCCGCTGGAAGGCGAGGCCCTCCCGCTGATCGCCGGCGCCCTGCTGTTCATCCTCGTGATCGGCCTCTGCGTCGCCGCCGTGACCGGCTACATGGCCGGGCTGATCGGCGCCTCGAACTCTCCCCTGTCGGGCGTCGGAATCCTCGCCGTGCTGGCGAGCGCGGCCCTTCTCCTGGGGCTGTTCGGCCGCGGGACCGATCCGGAGGGCACCCGGGCGCTGGTCGCCTACGCCCTGGCGGTCACCGGGATCGTGTTCGGCGTCGCCACCATCGCCAACGACAACCTGCAGGATCTCAAGACCGGGCAGCTCGTCGGCGCGACGCCCTGGAAGCAGCAGGTCGCCCTGGTCATCGGCGTGGCCTTCGGCTCCGTCATCATCCCGCCGGTGCTGAACCTCCTCGGCACCAGCTTCGGCTTCGCGGGCGCGCCCGGGGCGGGCCCGAACGCCCTCGCGGCACCGCAGGCCGGGCTGATCTCGGCGCTTGCCCGGGGCGTCCTGACCGGCGATGCCAACTGGCGGATGCTGGCCTGGGGCGCCGTCGCCGGCCTCGGCCTCGTCGGCCTGGACGCGGCTCTCGGGCGCCTGAATGTCCTGCGCCTGCCGCCGCTGGCCGTCGCCCTCGGGATCTACCTGCCGATGAAGCTGGTCCTGCCGCTGGTGGCGGGCGCCGCGATCGGCACGTTCTACGACCGCTGGGCCCGGGGGCGGCCCGATCCGGAGCTGGCCCTGCGCATGGGCACGCTCACCGCGACCGGCCTGATCGTCGGCGAGAGCCTGTGGGGCGTCACCTTCGCGCTGATCGTCTACCTGTCGGGCAGCGACGCGCCCCTGGCGCTGCCCGGCTCGGAGGCGCAGGGCGCCGCGCTGCTCGCCGGCCTCGCGCTGTTCGCCGGCGCGACGGCGGCCCTGTACCGGACCGCGCGGCGCTCGGCCTGA
- a CDS encoding DEAD/DEAH box helicase, whose amino-acid sequence MTQFTDFGLAQPVLRALSEAGYVAPTPIQAQAIPPAMEGRDLCGIAQTGTGKTAAFALPILHRLSLSDRRAPRRGCRVLVLSPTRELANQIAESFTDYGRHLSYTTTVVFGGVTISRQERALAPGVDILVATPGRLIDLVDRRSLTLEGVEILVLDEADQMLDLGFIHALKRIVKMLPEKRQSLFFSATMPKNIAGLAAQYLTDPVQVAVTPVATTAERVEQEVIFVHTGAKQALLGHILRDPAIERVLVFTRTKHGADRVVRGLDKVGIAAAAIHGNKSQPQRERALAAFKDGSCRVLVATDIAARGIDVEGVSHVVNFDLPNVPESYVHRIGRTARAGADGLAISFCNDEEKAYLRDIERVTRQKVPVAGFPEGFTPPSRQEAAEIAREEERRPERPQQRPGGGRQGQRPRQQQGRPQQGRPQQGRPEGGRGFGGPGQGAPRQGRPQDGRDARADRPARPQGERPNQGRPNRDGRPQRAEARPRSGGGGGEGRSIGWLERAPRS is encoded by the coding sequence TTGACCCAATTCACCGATTTCGGCCTCGCCCAGCCCGTGCTGCGGGCGCTCAGCGAGGCCGGCTACGTCGCGCCGACCCCGATCCAGGCCCAGGCGATCCCGCCGGCCATGGAGGGCCGCGACCTCTGCGGCATTGCCCAGACCGGCACCGGCAAGACCGCGGCCTTCGCGCTGCCGATCCTGCACCGCCTCTCGCTCTCGGACCGCCGCGCCCCGCGCCGCGGCTGCCGGGTGCTGGTGCTCTCGCCGACCCGCGAGCTCGCCAACCAGATCGCCGAATCGTTCACCGATTACGGCCGGCACCTGTCCTACACCACGACGGTGGTGTTCGGCGGCGTCACCATCAGCCGCCAGGAGCGCGCGCTGGCGCCGGGCGTCGACATCCTCGTCGCGACCCCGGGCCGGCTGATCGACCTCGTCGACCGCCGCTCGCTGACCCTGGAGGGCGTCGAGATCCTCGTCCTCGACGAGGCCGACCAGATGCTCGACCTCGGCTTCATCCACGCCCTCAAGCGCATCGTGAAGATGCTGCCCGAGAAGCGCCAGAGCCTGTTCTTCTCGGCCACCATGCCGAAGAACATCGCCGGCCTCGCGGCGCAGTACCTGACCGACCCGGTCCAGGTCGCGGTGACCCCCGTTGCCACCACGGCCGAGCGGGTCGAGCAGGAGGTGATCTTCGTCCATACCGGCGCCAAGCAGGCGCTGCTCGGTCACATCCTGCGCGATCCGGCGATCGAGCGCGTGCTCGTCTTCACCCGCACCAAGCACGGGGCGGACCGGGTCGTGCGCGGGCTCGACAAGGTCGGCATCGCGGCGGCCGCGATCCACGGCAACAAGAGCCAGCCGCAGCGCGAGCGGGCGCTGGCCGCCTTCAAGGACGGCTCCTGCCGGGTCCTGGTCGCCACCGACATCGCCGCCCGCGGCATCGACGTCGAGGGCGTGAGCCACGTGGTCAATTTCGACCTGCCGAACGTGCCGGAGAGCTACGTCCACCGGATCGGCCGCACCGCCCGCGCCGGCGCCGACGGCCTCGCCATCTCGTTCTGCAACGACGAGGAGAAGGCCTACCTGCGCGACATCGAGCGCGTGACCCGGCAGAAGGTCCCGGTGGCGGGCTTCCCCGAGGGCTTCACCCCGCCGTCCCGCCAGGAGGCGGCCGAGATCGCCCGGGAGGAGGAGCGCCGGCCCGAGCGTCCGCAGCAGCGCCCCGGCGGCGGCCGCCAGGGCCAGCGGCCCCGGCAGCAGCAGGGCCGCCCGCAGCAGGGTCGTCCCCAGCAGGGCCGGCCCGAGGGCGGCCGCGGCTTCGGGGGTCCAGGCCAGGGCGCACCCCGGCAGGGTCGGCCCCAGGATGGCCGCGACGCACGCGCGGACCGGCCCGCCCGCCCGCAGGGCGAGCGCCCGAACCAGGGCCGCCCGAACCGAGACGGGCGTCCCCAGCGCGCCGAGGCCCGTCCGCGCAGCGGCGGCGGTGGCGGCGAGGGGCGCAGCATCGGCTGGCTGGAGCGGGCGCCCCGTTCCTGA
- a CDS encoding FixH family protein, producing the protein MIKLPLARAAAAALLGAVLSVPALPARADVKDYRFELVQPDAKVGEAILAVRLVDRRTGKPVPDAVVFAKRLDMAPDAMEEMATKVEQLPSTEPGIYRFKAKLSMQGRWRLSLAAKVQGETGTVDDQLIVQAAK; encoded by the coding sequence GTGATCAAGCTTCCCCTCGCGCGCGCCGCCGCGGCCGCGCTGCTCGGCGCCGTCCTGTCGGTCCCGGCCCTGCCGGCGCGCGCCGACGTCAAGGATTACCGCTTCGAACTCGTACAGCCCGACGCCAAGGTCGGCGAGGCGATCCTCGCCGTCCGGCTCGTCGACCGGCGGACCGGCAAGCCGGTGCCCGACGCCGTGGTCTTCGCCAAGCGCCTCGACATGGCGCCCGACGCCATGGAGGAGATGGCCACCAAGGTCGAGCAGCTGCCGTCCACCGAGCCCGGGATCTACCGCTTCAAGGCCAAGCTCTCGATGCAGGGCCGCTGGCGCCTGTCGCTCGCCGCGAAGGTCCAGGGTGAGACCGGCACGGTCGACGACCAGCTGATCGTCCAGGCCGCCAAGTGA
- a CDS encoding efflux RND transporter periplasmic adaptor subunit produces MSRTAWFAGALAALAAGGIGYGAGHGGDPVPALVAAARTRFAAWRPSGPAPSVPAPSVPAPNAAATGPVVYYRDPDGKPVYSLAPMMTADGREFRPVRASEDVRFDLPDDVPGPDTAGAEAAGHRPDSGTRAILYYRNPMGLPDTSPVPKKDSMGMDYIPVYADAEAGGPVVTVPAGRIQRTGVRIATAERRVVAQPVRVPGTLALDERRVTVVATRSDAYVDRVESVTTGDRVRRGQPLVHVYSPEINAAAAQLIANPGFDGARRRLQNLNVSADVIDAMERTRTVPMAITWSSPRDGIVLQRNAVEGMKAAAGDTLFRIADIAVLWVLADVPERDLAGIRVGQVATVRPRSAPGRTVTGRVAVIYPQVNPETRATRVRIELPNPDGTLLPDMYADVAIATGSAEPVVAVPDDAVLDTGTRQVVLLERGEGRFEPRAVTLGARGEGFTEIRAGLAAGDRVVTAANFLIDAESNLKAALQSLAPPRDDRQAARAGDAP; encoded by the coding sequence GTGAGCCGCACCGCCTGGTTCGCCGGGGCCCTCGCCGCGCTCGCGGCGGGGGGTATCGGCTACGGCGCGGGGCACGGGGGCGACCCCGTGCCGGCGCTGGTCGCGGCCGCCCGGACGCGGTTCGCCGCGTGGCGGCCGAGCGGTCCGGCCCCGTCCGTCCCGGCCCCGTCCGTCCCGGCGCCGAATGCGGCGGCGACCGGCCCGGTGGTCTACTACCGGGATCCGGACGGGAAGCCGGTCTACTCGCTGGCGCCGATGATGACCGCGGACGGGCGCGAGTTCCGGCCGGTGCGCGCCAGCGAGGACGTCCGCTTCGATCTCCCGGACGACGTTCCCGGCCCCGACACGGCCGGCGCGGAGGCCGCCGGCCACCGGCCCGATTCCGGCACGCGCGCGATCCTCTACTACCGCAACCCGATGGGCCTGCCGGACACGTCGCCGGTGCCGAAGAAGGACTCGATGGGGATGGACTACATCCCCGTCTACGCCGACGCGGAGGCGGGCGGCCCGGTCGTGACGGTCCCGGCCGGCCGGATCCAGCGCACCGGCGTGCGGATCGCGACCGCCGAGCGGCGGGTGGTGGCGCAGCCGGTGCGCGTGCCCGGCACGCTGGCCCTCGACGAGCGCCGCGTCACCGTCGTGGCGACGCGCTCCGACGCCTATGTCGACCGGGTCGAGAGCGTCACGACCGGGGACCGGGTCCGCCGCGGCCAGCCCCTGGTCCACGTCTACTCGCCGGAGATCAACGCGGCCGCGGCCCAGCTCATCGCCAATCCCGGCTTCGACGGCGCTCGCCGGCGGCTGCAGAACCTCAACGTCTCCGCGGACGTCATCGACGCGATGGAGCGCACCCGCACGGTGCCGATGGCCATCACGTGGTCCTCGCCCCGGGACGGCATCGTCCTGCAGCGGAACGCCGTGGAGGGCATGAAGGCCGCGGCCGGCGACACCCTGTTCCGCATCGCCGACATCGCGGTGCTGTGGGTACTGGCCGACGTGCCCGAGCGCGACCTCGCGGGGATCCGCGTCGGCCAAGTCGCGACCGTGCGCCCGCGCTCCGCGCCGGGCCGGACCGTCACCGGCCGGGTGGCGGTGATCTACCCGCAGGTGAATCCCGAGACCCGCGCCACCCGGGTGCGGATCGAGCTGCCGAATCCGGACGGCACGCTCCTGCCGGACATGTACGCCGACGTCGCGATCGCGACGGGGAGCGCCGAGCCGGTGGTGGCGGTCCCGGACGACGCCGTCCTCGACACCGGCACGCGCCAGGTCGTGCTGCTCGAGCGCGGCGAGGGCCGCTTCGAGCCGCGGGCCGTGACCCTCGGCGCGCGGGGCGAGGGCTTCACCGAGATCCGCGCCGGCCTCGCGGCCGGCGACCGGGTGGTCACGGCGGCGAACTTCCTGATCGACGCCGAGAGCAACCTGAAGGCGGCACTTCAGAGCCTCGCCCCGCCGCGGGACGACCGGCAGGCCGCCCGTGCGGGAGATGCCCCGTGA
- a CDS encoding efflux RND transporter permease subunit, which produces MIARLIDWSARNLVLVLVGTALAVGAGLVALRTLPLDAIPDLSDVQAIVYTEYPGQAPQVVEDQVTYPLTTAMLTVPRAKVVRGFSFFGVSFVYVIFEDGTDPYWGRSRVLEYLSGAARRLPQGVTPTLGPDATGVGWVYQYVVVARERTLAELRSLQDWVIRFAASRAEGVAEVAGVGGFVKQYNVVVDPNRLRAQGITLAALRDAIRSSNADVGGRTVELSEFEFMVRGRGYLRGVADIENIVLKSAAGTPLRVRDVARVELGPDERRGIAEMNGDGEVAGGIVIQRFGANALSVIDSVKAKLAEVARSLPAGTEILPVYDRSRLIEAAIDTLRHTLVEESLVVSLVCVVFLLHVRSALVAILMLPVGILMALAGMKALGLGANIMSLGGIAIAVGAMIDAAIVMIENAHKHLERAPPGSDRVAILIAAAAEVGPSLFFSLLVITVSFLPIFTLESQEGRLFGPLAYTKTFAMAAAALLSVTLVPALMVLCVRGRIVPEHRNPLNRLLVGTYRPVIAAVLRARVPTILLAAGLLAATAWPARQLGSEFMPDLDEGSLLYMPTTLPGISVTQAGALLATQDRIIKSFPEVASVYGKAGRAATATDPAPMEMFETVIALKPKAEWRPGVTLAGLKAEMDAALQFPGVSNAWTQPIRARIDMLATGIRTPVGVKVLGTDLTAMEGVARQVESALRTVAGTSSAYAERVIGGYFLDITPDREALGRYGLRVGDVQDVIATALGGQSVTETVEGRERYTVNVRYPRAFRSDPAAIADTVQVPLPAGGTVPLREVAAVALARGPTAIRTENGQLAVYIYVDIAGRDLGGYVAAARQAVADAVTLPAGTTLQWSGQYESLERAEARLAIVVPLTLLLVFLLLYLNFRRLTETLIVMLSLPFALVGGVWLLWWMGFNLSVAVAVGFIALAGVAAETGVIMLVYLDHALDAARAACDRAGRPLTRADLRAAIMVGAVERVRPKMMTVVAIMAGLLPILWSQGAGSEVMQRIAVPMIGGMVSSTLLTLIVIPAVYALVKGWGLPAAGGDIRPAARPRRRRSADSAAG; this is translated from the coding sequence GTGATCGCCCGCCTCATAGACTGGTCGGCCCGCAACCTGGTCCTGGTGCTGGTCGGGACAGCGCTGGCGGTCGGCGCCGGCCTCGTGGCCCTCCGGACGCTGCCGCTGGACGCCATCCCCGACCTCTCGGACGTGCAGGCCATCGTCTACACCGAGTATCCCGGCCAGGCGCCGCAGGTGGTGGAGGACCAAGTCACCTACCCGCTCACCACTGCCATGCTGACGGTGCCGCGGGCCAAGGTGGTGCGGGGCTTCTCGTTCTTCGGCGTCTCCTTCGTCTACGTCATCTTCGAGGACGGCACCGACCCGTACTGGGGCCGCTCCCGGGTGCTGGAATACCTCAGCGGCGCGGCGCGCCGCCTGCCGCAAGGCGTGACGCCGACGCTGGGCCCCGACGCCACCGGCGTCGGCTGGGTCTACCAGTACGTCGTGGTCGCGCGGGAGCGGACGCTGGCGGAACTCCGCTCGCTGCAGGACTGGGTGATCCGCTTCGCGGCCTCGCGCGCGGAGGGCGTCGCGGAGGTCGCAGGCGTCGGCGGCTTCGTGAAGCAGTACAACGTGGTCGTCGACCCGAACCGGCTGCGCGCCCAGGGCATCACCCTCGCGGCGCTCCGGGACGCGATCCGGTCGAGCAACGCCGATGTCGGCGGCCGCACGGTCGAGCTCTCCGAGTTCGAGTTCATGGTGCGGGGCCGCGGCTACCTGCGCGGCGTCGCCGACATCGAGAACATCGTCCTGAAGAGTGCGGCGGGCACGCCGCTGCGGGTGCGGGACGTGGCCCGCGTCGAGCTCGGGCCCGACGAGCGGCGCGGCATCGCCGAGATGAACGGCGACGGCGAGGTCGCCGGCGGCATCGTGATCCAGCGCTTCGGCGCCAACGCCCTGTCGGTCATCGACAGCGTGAAGGCGAAGCTCGCCGAGGTGGCCCGGAGCCTCCCGGCCGGCACCGAGATCCTGCCGGTCTACGACCGCTCCCGGCTGATCGAGGCCGCCATCGACACCCTCCGGCACACCCTGGTGGAGGAGAGCCTCGTCGTCTCCCTGGTCTGCGTCGTGTTCCTGCTGCACGTGCGCAGCGCCCTCGTCGCCATCCTGATGCTGCCGGTGGGGATCCTGATGGCGCTCGCCGGCATGAAGGCCCTGGGCCTCGGCGCCAACATCATGAGCCTGGGCGGCATCGCCATCGCGGTCGGCGCCATGATCGACGCCGCCATCGTGATGATCGAGAACGCCCACAAGCACCTGGAGCGGGCGCCCCCCGGGAGCGACCGGGTCGCGATCCTGATCGCGGCGGCCGCCGAGGTCGGGCCGTCCCTGTTCTTCTCGCTCCTGGTGATCACGGTCAGCTTCCTGCCGATCTTCACCCTGGAGAGCCAGGAGGGCCGCCTGTTCGGGCCGCTCGCCTACACCAAGACCTTCGCGATGGCGGCGGCCGCCCTGCTGTCGGTGACGCTGGTGCCGGCCCTGATGGTGCTGTGCGTGCGCGGGCGGATCGTCCCCGAGCACCGCAACCCGCTGAACCGGCTCCTCGTCGGGACCTACCGTCCGGTGATCGCCGCCGTGCTGCGGGCCCGGGTCCCGACGATCCTGCTCGCCGCCGGCCTCCTGGCCGCGACCGCGTGGCCGGCCCGGCAGCTCGGCTCGGAGTTCATGCCGGACCTCGACGAGGGCAGCCTGCTCTACATGCCGACGACGCTGCCGGGGATCTCGGTGACGCAGGCCGGCGCGCTGCTCGCCACCCAGGACCGGATCATCAAGAGCTTCCCGGAGGTGGCCTCCGTCTACGGCAAGGCCGGCCGGGCGGCCACGGCGACCGACCCGGCGCCGATGGAGATGTTCGAGACGGTCATCGCCCTGAAGCCGAAGGCGGAGTGGCGGCCGGGAGTCACGCTCGCCGGCCTCAAGGCCGAGATGGACGCGGCGCTGCAGTTCCCGGGCGTGTCGAACGCCTGGACGCAGCCGATCCGCGCCCGCATCGACATGCTGGCGACCGGCATCCGCACGCCGGTGGGCGTGAAGGTGCTGGGCACCGACCTCACGGCGATGGAGGGGGTGGCCCGGCAGGTCGAGAGCGCGCTCCGGACCGTGGCCGGCACGTCGAGCGCCTACGCCGAGCGGGTGATCGGCGGCTACTTCCTCGACATCACCCCGGACCGGGAGGCGCTCGGGCGCTACGGCCTGCGGGTCGGGGACGTCCAGGACGTGATCGCCACCGCGCTCGGCGGCCAGAGCGTCACCGAGACCGTCGAGGGCCGCGAGCGCTACACGGTCAATGTCCGCTACCCGCGGGCCTTCCGCTCGGACCCGGCCGCCATCGCCGACACGGTGCAGGTGCCGCTTCCGGCGGGCGGGACCGTGCCCCTGCGTGAGGTCGCGGCCGTGGCGCTGGCCCGCGGGCCGACGGCGATCCGCACCGAGAACGGACAGCTCGCGGTCTACATCTACGTCGACATCGCCGGCCGGGACCTCGGCGGCTACGTCGCGGCGGCGCGGCAGGCCGTGGCCGACGCGGTGACGCTGCCGGCCGGCACCACCCTCCAGTGGAGCGGACAGTACGAATCCCTGGAACGGGCCGAGGCGCGCCTCGCGATCGTCGTCCCGCTGACGCTGCTGCTCGTGTTCCTGCTCCTCTACCTGAACTTCCGGCGGCTCACCGAGACCCTCATCGTCATGCTGTCCCTGCCCTTCGCGCTGGTCGGCGGGGTCTGGCTGCTCTGGTGGATGGGCTTCAACCTGTCGGTTGCGGTGGCGGTGGGCTTCATCGCGCTGGCCGGCGTCGCCGCCGAGACCGGGGTGATCATGCTGGTCTATCTCGACCACGCCCTCGACGCGGCGCGGGCCGCGTGCGACCGGGCGGGGCGGCCCCTGACCCGCGCGGATCTGCGGGCGGCCATCATGGTCGGCGCGGTCGAGCGGGTGCGGCCCAAGATGATGACGGTCGTGGCGATCATGGCGGGACTGCTGCCGATCCTCTGGAGCCAGGGGGCAGGCTCGGAGGTGATGCAGCGGATCGCGGTGCCGATGATCGGCGGAATGGTCTCGTCGACCCTCCTGACCCTGATCGTCATCCCGGCGGTCTACGCCCTGGTGAAGGGCTGGGGCCTGCCGGCAGCCGGAGGGGACATCCGGCCGGCGGCGCGGCCCCGCCGGCGGCGGAGCGCCGACAGCGCCGCCGGCTGA
- a CDS encoding molybdopterin-containing oxidoreductase family protein: MNEIVQPEAYSEVFYGACPHDCPDTCSMLFEVKGGELLSVRGNPDHPMTRGGLCVKLKDYEKRHYHPDRVLYPMKRVGPKGSKQFERITWDEALDTIVDRWTAIIDRYGPQAIAPYSYLGNQGLVHGLNGGDAFFNRLGATVTERTFCGEGSCTAWLLTVGPTAGLDPESYIHSKYIVIWACNSVSTNLHHWAIVKDAQKKGAKVVVIDAYASRTAKAADWHIAPRPGTDGALAMALINSIIAQGLVDQDYVDNHTIGFADLKERAAPRTPEWAAEITGVPAEDIRKLAYEMATEQPVGIRMGVALERHYGGGQTIRAVTCIPALTGAWRHVGGGVTQFPVWEHPYKFDVMCRPDLIPEGTRVVSNLQIGRALTGELKLDPPIMSMMCWNSNPVTQAPETDKIVEGLMREDLFMVSAEHFISDTAAYADILLPAAMGAEMEDMILSWGHLYLTYNTKCAEAPGEAIPNNEIFRRLAARLGFEEENFKWTDAECLEHYVDWSSPACAGIDLQYMRAHGFARLKVGTPDDRAPHRDGNFPTDTGKCMLKIEGATNFVAPPFRQMYEGFQPGEPLDPLPDYVGARESHANDPELAKRYPLNIVSPKSHYFLNSCYANMEDKQKGQGEQFVMISPADALARGIVDGDRVQVANARGAFKGVARVTDDVTHGVVVATLGYWRQLNEGTVNSISSAAFTDMGHAPSFSDNLVEVSRAN; the protein is encoded by the coding sequence ATGAACGAGATCGTCCAGCCCGAGGCCTACTCGGAGGTCTTCTACGGCGCCTGCCCGCACGATTGCCCCGACACCTGCTCGATGCTCTTCGAGGTGAAGGGCGGCGAGCTCCTGAGCGTGCGCGGCAACCCGGACCACCCGATGACCCGCGGCGGTCTCTGCGTGAAGCTGAAGGATTACGAGAAGCGCCACTACCACCCGGACCGTGTGCTCTACCCGATGAAGCGCGTCGGCCCGAAGGGCTCCAAGCAGTTCGAGCGGATCACCTGGGACGAGGCGCTCGACACGATCGTCGACCGCTGGACGGCGATCATCGACCGGTACGGGCCGCAGGCCATCGCGCCCTACAGCTACCTCGGCAACCAGGGCCTCGTGCACGGTCTGAACGGCGGCGACGCCTTCTTCAACCGCCTGGGCGCCACCGTGACCGAGCGGACGTTCTGCGGCGAGGGCTCGTGCACGGCCTGGCTCCTCACCGTCGGGCCGACGGCCGGCCTCGATCCCGAGAGCTACATCCACTCCAAGTACATCGTGATCTGGGCCTGCAACTCGGTCAGCACCAATCTGCACCACTGGGCGATCGTGAAGGACGCCCAGAAGAAGGGCGCGAAGGTCGTCGTCATCGACGCCTACGCCTCGCGCACCGCGAAGGCCGCGGACTGGCACATCGCGCCGAGGCCGGGCACCGACGGCGCGCTCGCCATGGCGCTGATCAACTCCATCATCGCGCAGGGCCTCGTCGACCAGGACTACGTCGACAACCACACGATCGGCTTCGCCGACCTGAAGGAGCGGGCGGCCCCGCGCACGCCGGAATGGGCCGCGGAGATCACCGGCGTCCCCGCCGAGGATATCCGCAAGCTCGCCTACGAGATGGCGACCGAGCAGCCGGTGGGCATCCGGATGGGCGTGGCGCTGGAGCGGCACTACGGCGGCGGCCAGACCATCCGGGCGGTGACCTGCATCCCGGCGCTCACCGGCGCGTGGCGCCACGTCGGCGGCGGCGTCACCCAGTTCCCGGTCTGGGAGCATCCCTACAAGTTCGACGTGATGTGCCGGCCCGACCTGATCCCGGAAGGGACCCGGGTCGTCTCGAACCTCCAGATCGGCCGGGCGCTGACCGGCGAGCTGAAGCTCGACCCGCCGATCATGTCGATGATGTGCTGGAACTCGAACCCGGTCACGCAGGCGCCCGAGACCGACAAGATCGTCGAGGGCCTGATGCGCGAGGACCTGTTCATGGTCTCGGCCGAGCACTTCATCTCCGACACGGCCGCCTACGCCGACATCCTCCTGCCGGCCGCGATGGGCGCCGAGATGGAGGACATGATCCTGTCCTGGGGCCACCTCTACCTGACCTACAACACCAAGTGCGCGGAGGCGCCCGGCGAGGCGATCCCCAACAACGAGATCTTCCGCCGCCTCGCCGCCCGGCTCGGCTTCGAGGAGGAGAACTTTAAGTGGACCGACGCGGAGTGCCTGGAGCACTACGTCGACTGGTCGTCGCCGGCCTGCGCGGGCATCGACCTCCAGTACATGCGCGCGCACGGTTTCGCCCGGCTCAAGGTCGGCACGCCGGACGACCGCGCTCCGCACCGCGACGGCAACTTCCCGACCGATACCGGCAAGTGCATGCTCAAGATCGAGGGCGCCACGAACTTCGTCGCGCCGCCGTTCCGGCAGATGTACGAGGGCTTCCAGCCGGGCGAGCCCCTCGACCCGCTGCCCGATTACGTCGGCGCGCGGGAATCGCACGCGAACGATCCCGAGCTGGCCAAGCGCTACCCGCTCAACATCGTCTCGCCCAAGAGCCACTACTTCCTGAATTCCTGCTACGCCAACATGGAGGACAAGCAGAAGGGTCAGGGCGAGCAGTTCGTGATGATCAGCCCGGCCGACGCGTTGGCCCGCGGCATCGTCGACGGCGACCGCGTCCAGGTCGCCAACGCCCGCGGCGCCTTCAAGGGCGTCGCGCGCGTGACCGACGACGTCACGCACGGCGTCGTGGTGGCGACGCTGGGCTACTGGCGCCAGCTCAACGAGGGGACGGTGAACAGCATCTCGTCGGCGGCCTTCACCGACATGGGCCACGCGCCGTCGTTCTCCGACAACCTCGTCGAGGTCTCGCGGGCGAACTGA
- a CDS encoding YegP family protein → MRFELYRDAKGEWRWRLRARNGEVIAESGEGYVRREDCEHGIALVRQSAEARIEDMTTKIA, encoded by the coding sequence ATGCGGTTCGAACTCTACCGGGACGCCAAGGGCGAGTGGCGCTGGCGCCTGCGGGCACGCAACGGCGAGGTGATCGCCGAGTCGGGCGAGGGCTATGTCCGCCGCGAGGATTGCGAGCACGGCATCGCCCTGGTGCGCCAGAGCGCCGAGGCGCGCATCGAGGACATGACGACGAAGATCGCCTGA